A single region of the Salicibibacter cibi genome encodes:
- a CDS encoding UDP-N-acetylmuramoyl-tripeptide--D-alanyl-D-alanine ligase — protein sequence MSNLLILLLIAAWAWYTIIRVKKNVHMLQLNAYRTERYFHWMKEHPEKAMYPRDVWPALALVFLLPLWGLSVTWSFSLAALWAIAAYGLLIVTRPKTAEKKKLVYTPRVKRLLVATAILYVLILVVAWLIVNVFVAFLLLLVAANVLTFFIVMFANIINLPVESQISQRYFNDAESIVESMPELEVVGITGSFGKTSTKHILKAVLAAEYNVLMTPESYNTKMGVTRTIREQLKPYHDLFIAEMGAKQENDIAEICELVHQKYGVLTAIGEQHLETFKTLENIKKTKFELVETLPEDGTAFLNKDDENIRAYPQMNNCRTMYYGIDADDLHYRATEIAYSAKGTTFKVLKYDGSSVMIETKLLGRHNIYNILAAVAIGSEKNISLEKIARAIKGVPPVPHRLELKKSSATLTIIDDSFNSNPTGSKMAVEVLGSMPEKKVLVTPGMIELGEKEYELNKTLAHHAAVVCDFIILVGKKQTEPLQDGLTEAEYPQARFYVAADLQDALQKMREVTATEPSVVLLENDLPDTFNE from the coding sequence ATGAGTAACCTATTGATTCTTTTACTTATTGCCGCTTGGGCTTGGTATACGATCATCCGTGTGAAAAAGAACGTGCACATGCTCCAACTCAATGCGTACCGAACGGAACGCTATTTCCACTGGATGAAAGAGCATCCGGAAAAAGCGATGTATCCGCGTGACGTGTGGCCGGCGCTTGCGCTCGTTTTCTTACTGCCGCTTTGGGGGCTCTCGGTTACATGGAGCTTTTCGCTCGCGGCATTGTGGGCGATCGCAGCCTATGGTCTGCTCATCGTAACGCGACCGAAAACCGCTGAGAAAAAGAAGCTTGTTTATACACCGCGAGTAAAAAGGCTGTTGGTGGCAACGGCCATCCTTTATGTGCTCATCCTCGTGGTGGCATGGTTGATCGTTAATGTTTTCGTCGCCTTCTTACTCTTGCTGGTTGCGGCTAACGTTCTTACTTTTTTTATCGTCATGTTTGCGAATATCATCAATTTGCCGGTCGAATCGCAAATTAGTCAGCGTTATTTTAATGATGCCGAAAGCATCGTGGAATCGATGCCTGAGCTTGAAGTGGTCGGCATCACGGGAAGTTTTGGAAAAACGAGCACAAAGCATATTTTGAAGGCCGTATTGGCAGCTGAGTACAACGTTCTCATGACCCCGGAAAGTTACAATACAAAAATGGGGGTAACAAGAACGATTCGAGAACAATTGAAGCCGTATCACGATCTGTTTATTGCCGAAATGGGCGCGAAACAAGAGAATGATATTGCAGAGATCTGTGAACTCGTCCATCAAAAATACGGCGTACTCACCGCGATCGGAGAGCAGCATTTAGAAACGTTTAAAACCCTTGAAAACATTAAAAAAACGAAATTTGAACTCGTGGAAACACTGCCGGAAGATGGAACGGCTTTTCTCAATAAAGACGATGAAAACATCCGCGCGTATCCGCAAATGAATAATTGCCGCACGATGTATTACGGGATCGATGCCGATGACCTTCATTACCGTGCTACGGAAATCGCGTATTCGGCAAAGGGCACCACATTTAAGGTGCTAAAATATGACGGATCGAGCGTAATGATTGAAACGAAATTATTGGGCAGGCATAACATCTATAATATTCTCGCAGCGGTGGCGATTGGATCGGAAAAGAACATTTCGCTTGAAAAAATCGCCCGCGCCATTAAAGGGGTTCCACCGGTTCCTCATCGTCTCGAACTGAAAAAATCGAGCGCAACGCTCACTATCATCGATGACAGTTTTAATTCCAATCCTACCGGTTCGAAGATGGCCGTCGAAGTGCTGGGATCGATGCCGGAGAAAAAAGTGCTCGTCACGCCCGGGATGATTGAATTAGGCGAGAAAGAATATGAACTCAATAAAACACTCGCGCACCATGCAGCTGTGGTTTGTGATTTTATTATTCTCGTTGGCAAAAAACAAACCGAACCGCTTCAGGACGGGTTAACGGAAGCCGAATATCCGCAGGCTCGCTTCTATGTGGCTGCAGATTTGCAAGATGCGTTGCAAAAAATGCGCGAAGTGACGGCAACGGAACCTTCCGTCGTGCTACTGGAAAACGATTTGCCGGATACGTTCAATGAATAG